The following proteins are co-located in the Solanum pennellii chromosome 1, SPENNV200 genome:
- the LOC107030693 gene encoding putative RING-H2 finger protein ATL21A: MDILKFISFSFLLCLTVYARYDCPDSTCGNNHFDIRFPFGIEGSQNLQNCSHPGFSLICSNQGRSILSLPGAGDYYVRDIDYQTQEIQLYDPSDCLPKRLMNFSTSFSPSSLFKAVAYRNYTFLTCSTNSVLSRLNAISCLSNSTTSTLATTSPSVASQMISLYNCSIINNSSVPASWAFQYQSDFLTDLITDLVLTWDEPNCQECEVNHGVCGFKNAIIREIQCFDSHVTGNKRPVQQVLKFIAITLLIPGMTCLIGVSCYFCLECRRSSHTSVAIQSITIRTTVAPQPATGLDDSTIESYTKVVLGESGRVPGPNHGSCPICLAEYHPKEIVKCIPECEHCFHAECVDEWLKINGSCPVCRNNPSPALLT; this comes from the exons ATGGACATTCTGAagttcatctctttctcttttctgCTCTGCTTAACTGTCTACGCAAGATACGATTGCCCAGATTCCACTTGTGGGAATAACCACTTTGACATACGATTTCCTTTTGGAATAGAAGGGAGCCAGAACCTTCAGAACTGCAGTCATCCAGGTTTCAGTCTTATATGCAGCAACCAAGGTAGATCAATTCTAAGTCTTCCAGGTGCAGGAGATTACTATGTACGTGATATAGATTACCAAACCCAAGAAATACAACTGTATGATCCATCTGATTGCCTCCCAAAACGTCTGATGAATTTCAGCacttctttttctccttcttcaCTTTTCAAAGCTGTTGCCTATCGGAACTATACTTTCTTGACTTGTTCAACCAATTCGGTTTTGTCTCGGTTAAATGCCATCAGTTGTCTAAGCAATTCCACTACTTCAACTTTAGCTACTACTTCTCCAAGTGTTGCGAGCCAAATGATAAGTTTGTATAACTGTAGCATAATTAACAATTCATCCGTTCCTGCTTCATGGGCATTCCAATACCAATCAGATTTTTTAACAGACCTTATTACCGATCTTGTGTTAACATGGGATGAACCAAACTGCCAAGAGTGTGAAGTAAACCACGGTGTTTGTGGGTTCAAGAATGCCATTATCAGAGAAATTCAATGCTTTGATAGTCATGTAACAg GTAACAAAAGGCCGGTTCAACAAGTTCTCAAATTTATTGCGATAACCTTGCTTATTCCAGGCATGACATGTTTAATTGGTGTATCATGTTACTTCTGTTTGGAGTGTCGCCGATCCAGCCACACCTCCGTTGCAATCCAAAGTATCACCATCAGAACAACAGTAGCACCACAACCGGCTACTGGCCTCGATGACTCGACAATCGAGTCCTACACAAAAGTAGTCCTAGGAGAGAGTGGGAGAGTTCCAGGGCCAAATCATGGGAGTTGTCCAATATGCCTTGCAGAGTACCACCCAAAAGAGATAGTGAAGTGCATACCTGAATGTGAACATTGCTTTCACGCTGAATGCGTTGATGAATGGTTAAAGATTAATGGTTCTTGTCCTGTTTGCAGAAACAATCCTTCTCCTGCTCTATTAACTTAG
- the LOC107008268 gene encoding probable F-box protein At3g61730, whose translation MGKRMRRTRPLCSCVSPRLKFLTPHSIFSWYEEDLWTEIAKFLDGRSLVMLASTSKWFHRIIMEDIIWKHACLRDLQVPDPGKVAFKWINLYAAAFNGCHSYKFRQQDKHIDWMRIGAFSFDSQNALLTENLIPPLKVLKEKTTEKMLESNGCCVVRNVKSGIWIADLQLVRCPVCDLNTCDGTMQVLDARHIELFLSEGYQDGSWDYELLGSHNEKKQANGASAGIFDIKHLKDHSTSAVLDLKSWVGKPNDWQPKAMITSYAVAVNTNLQENEGLHVKFHVMKSGKNGEIVSIRMSEQLQ comes from the exons ATGGGGAAGCGTATGAGGAGAACAAGACCGCTCTGTAGCTGTGTATCTCCTCGATTGAAATTTCTCACTCCTCACTCTATCTTCTCCtg GTACGAAGAGGACCTGTGGACAGAGATTGCTAAGTTCTTGGATGGAAGATCTTTGGTGATGCTTGCATCAACTAGCAAATGGTTCCATCGTATCATTATGGAGGACATCATATGGAAACATGCTTGCTTGCGAGACCTCCAGGTTCCTGACCCTGGAAAAGTAGCATTCAAATGGATCAACTTATATGCAGCAGCCTTTA ATGGATGTCATTCCTACAAGTTCCGCCAGCAGGATAAACATATTG ACTGGATGCGCATTGGAGCATTTTCCTTTGACTCGCAAAATGCACTCTTGACAGAGAATTTGATCCCTCCCTTGAAAGTCCTTAAGGAGAAGACAACAGAGAAGATGTTGGAGTCAAACGGGTGCTGTGTGGTCAGAAATGTCAAGAGTGGAATCTGGATTGCTG ATTTGCAGCTTGTTCGTTGCCCAGTCTGTGACCTCAACACATGTGATG GAACAATGCAGGTATTAGATGCAAGACATATTGAACTGTTCCTAAGTGAAGGATACCAGGATGGAAGCTGGGATTATGAGTTGCTAGGTTCCCACAACGAGAAGAAGCAAGCTAATGGAGCCTCTGCTGGTATATTTGATATCAAACATCTCAAAGATCACTCAACTTCTG CTGTCCTTGATCTCAAGTCATGGGTAGGAAAGCCCAATGATTGGCAACCAAAGGCTATGATAACCTCTTATGCAGTAGCAGTTAATACAAACTTGCAAGAGAATGAAG GTCTTCACGTAAAATTCCATGTCATGAAGTCCGGGAAGAATGGTGAAATTGTTTCAATCAGAATGTCAGAGCAGCTCCAGTGA
- the LOC107025295 gene encoding B3 domain-containing protein At2g32645-like encodes MTTIRLFGNDIKVAEKKEEKSIMLFGTRIFQSPANNSNDRFMNMSDLPPRSMCLSIESFHGSRPVYVGWKYLENSDINANLSRFLIPVECYSKLLYYMSKLEREKVLNKDDRGINVSVIDPKGNLHDMKFTGWKSLGRLVFNRGWNNLVRDNQFKKGDLLELWHFRMPNNKPCFAINIIRY; translated from the coding sequence ATGACTACAATAAGACTATTTGGCAATGACATCAAAGTCGCAGAGAAGAAGGAGGAAAAGAGCATAATGTTATTCGGAACACGGATTTTCCAGTCTCCAGCGAACAACAGTAACGATAGATTTATGAATATGTCAGATTTGCCTCCACGAAGTATGTGTTTGTCTATTGAGTCATTCCATGGGAGTAGACCGGTTTACGTGGGCTGGAAATACTTGGAGAACTCGGATATCAACGCGAACTTGAGCAGGTTCTTAATTCCAGTTGAGTGCTACTCGAAATTACTCTACTACATGAGTAAGTTGGAGAGAGAAAAGGTACTGAACAAAGATGATAGAGGTATTAACGTGAGTGTAATTGATCCAAAGGGTAATTTACATGACATGAAGTTTACTGGATGGAAGAGTTTGGGGAGACTTGTGTTTAACAGAGGATGGAACAATCTTGTTAGAGATAACCAATTTAAAAAAGGGGATTTACTTGAGCTCTGGCATTTCAGAATGCCTAATAATAAACCTTGTTTTGCTATAAATATCATTAGGTACTAG
- the LOC107025305 gene encoding putative B3 domain-containing protein At5g35780: protein MMTTIRLFGNNITVMRLFGVQFSPLNNNNMQQQQQRDDRVMDMPDLLPPSLRLNIESVRGSESVYMGRKYLENSDTNLSLSRFLIPAECATNLLQHMTESEREKIQSDDDRGIDISVMDPKGDLHDMKFTEWKSLKRLVFNRGWNKLVENNQLHKGDLLSLWHYRSFNNKPCFAVNIIPKPKQ, encoded by the coding sequence ATGATGACTACAATAAGACTATTTGGCAATAACATCACAGTCATGAGGTTATTTGGAGTACAGTTTTCGCCATTGAACAATAATAACatgcagcagcagcagcagcgcGACGATAGAGTTATGGATATGCCAGATTTGCTTCCACCAAGCTTGCGTTTGAATATTGAGTCTGTCCGAGGGAGTGAATCGGTTTACATGGGCCGGAAATACTTGGAGAATTCGGACACCAACTTGAGCTTGAGCCGCTTTCTTATTCCAGCTGAGTGCGCCACAAACTTGCTCCAACACATGACTGAGTCGGAGAGAGAAAAGATACAAAGCGACGATGATAGAGGGATTGACATTAGTGTAATGGATCCAAAAGGTGATTTACATGACATGAAGTTTACTGAATGGAAGAGCTTGAAGAGACTTGTGTTTAACAGAGGATGGAATAAACTTGTCGAAAATAACCAACTACATAAAGGAGATTTACTCAGCCTCTGGCACTACAGAAGCTTTAATAATAAGCCTTGTTTTGCTGTAAATATCATTCCCAAGCCTAAACAATAA